A genomic stretch from Flavobacterium nitratireducens includes:
- a CDS encoding amino acid permease: protein MSIWKKKPLVKLLAEAEDNEKGLKRTLTAWSLIALGIGAIIGAGLFVRTATAAAQSAGPSVTLAFVVAAIGCALAGLCYAELSSSIPISGSAYTYTYATMGEFLAWIIGWDLILEYAVGAATVGIAWSEYLNDLLVNILHTSPIPFEYSHSPFQTSPDGVQGIINLPALFIVSIISLLLIKGIQESAFVNGLIVIVKVAIVILIIVIGWKFINPDNHTPYIPQSSVFTDEHGIDHAFGGIMGILGAAGTVFFAFIGFDAVSTAAQETKNPKTAMPIGILGSLAICTVLYILFAHVLTGVATVEDFRTGGKEASVAFAINKYMIGYEWLGEFVTIAILAGFSSVILVLLLGQSRVFYAMGRDGLLPKLFSDVHPKYKTPYKANLAILLIVGLFAAFIPGDIVGDMTSIGTLFAFALVCISVIILRKKEPDMIREFKTPFVPVVPILGALVCMAMMYGLGWTNWIRLFAWMGLGIIVYFTYGRKNSVLNNPDKSE, encoded by the coding sequence ATGTCTATTTGGAAGAAGAAACCTTTAGTTAAACTTTTAGCCGAAGCTGAAGATAACGAAAAAGGATTAAAAAGAACACTTACTGCTTGGTCATTAATTGCTTTAGGAATCGGAGCAATCATTGGAGCAGGATTATTTGTCAGAACTGCCACAGCTGCCGCTCAAAGTGCTGGACCATCAGTAACATTAGCTTTCGTAGTAGCTGCTATTGGTTGTGCTTTAGCTGGACTTTGCTATGCTGAACTTTCTTCTTCAATCCCAATTTCAGGTAGTGCCTACACCTATACATACGCTACCATGGGAGAATTTCTAGCATGGATTATAGGTTGGGATTTAATTTTAGAATATGCTGTAGGAGCTGCAACAGTAGGAATAGCCTGGAGTGAATACCTCAATGATTTATTGGTCAATATATTGCACACTAGCCCAATTCCTTTTGAATACTCACATTCTCCTTTTCAAACTTCACCAGATGGCGTTCAGGGAATTATTAATTTACCTGCATTATTTATAGTAAGCATTATTAGCTTATTATTGATCAAGGGTATTCAGGAATCTGCCTTTGTAAACGGTTTAATTGTTATTGTAAAAGTTGCCATTGTAATCCTCATTATTGTTATTGGATGGAAATTCATCAACCCAGATAATCACACTCCTTATATCCCACAAAGTTCTGTTTTTACAGACGAACATGGTATAGATCATGCATTTGGAGGAATTATGGGAATCTTAGGTGCCGCTGGAACGGTTTTCTTTGCTTTTATTGGTTTTGATGCTGTAAGTACGGCCGCTCAAGAAACTAAAAATCCAAAAACAGCAATGCCTATCGGAATTTTAGGCTCACTAGCCATTTGTACTGTTCTATATATTTTATTTGCTCACGTTCTAACAGGAGTTGCAACAGTTGAAGATTTTAGAACAGGAGGAAAAGAAGCCTCTGTAGCTTTTGCCATTAACAAATATATGATAGGTTACGAATGGCTTGGAGAATTTGTAACCATAGCAATTCTTGCAGGGTTTTCTTCTGTAATTTTAGTGTTACTTCTAGGGCAATCAAGGGTTTTCTATGCTATGGGTAGAGACGGTTTATTACCTAAATTGTTTAGTGATGTTCACCCAAAATACAAAACTCCATACAAAGCTAATCTTGCAATCCTTTTAATTGTAGGTCTATTTGCTGCATTCATCCCAGGTGATATCGTAGGTGATATGACTAGTATTGGAACTTTATTTGCCTTTGCTTTAGTTTGTATTTCGGTAATTATTTTAAGAAAAAAAGAACCAGATATGATACGCGAATTTAAAACTCCTTTTGTACCTGTAGTACCTATTCTAGGAGCTTTAGTTTGTATGGCTATGATGTACGGCTTAGGTTGGACTAACTGGATTAGACTTTTTGCATGGATGGGACTTGGTATCATTGTTTATTTTACTTATGGTAGAAAAAACAGTGTTCTAAATAATCCTGATAAATCTGAATAA
- a CDS encoding helix-hairpin-helix domain-containing protein translates to MTVEQVDRLFAYRKQNKYVNSSEEFQTVTGVSDSLLAEIAPYFKFPNWVKNNSVAKKSYFSKTTSYPNSIKEKLIVKDINLASQQDLMAVYGIGEGLSSRILKFKESLGAFVSMEQMKDVWGLSPEVIERLKTNFKIGSVSAIKKIPINDASVKELMQFPYFKYAIAREIVIYRTMNGDIKNSADLTKIKGLSIDNANIIALYLEF, encoded by the coding sequence ATGACGGTCGAACAAGTAGATCGCTTATTTGCATATAGAAAACAAAATAAGTATGTCAATTCTTCTGAAGAATTTCAGACAGTAACCGGAGTTTCAGATTCTTTGTTGGCTGAAATAGCACCTTATTTTAAATTCCCAAATTGGGTAAAAAATAATTCGGTAGCTAAAAAAAGTTATTTTTCGAAAACTACTTCGTATCCTAATTCAATTAAAGAAAAACTAATCGTAAAAGATATTAATCTGGCGAGTCAGCAAGATTTAATGGCTGTATATGGTATTGGAGAAGGGCTTTCCTCTCGGATTTTAAAGTTCAAAGAAAGTCTAGGTGCTTTTGTCTCGATGGAGCAAATGAAAGATGTTTGGGGGTTGTCTCCTGAAGTTATTGAGCGTTTGAAAACTAATTTCAAAATAGGATCGGTAAGTGCTATTAAAAAAATACCTATTAATGATGCTTCGGTTAAAGAATTAATGCAATTTCCGTATTTCAAATATGCAATCGCGAGAGAAATTGTAATCTATAGAACTATGAATGGGGATATTAAAAATTCTGCCGATTTAACAAAAATTAAAGGATTGTCTATTGATAATGCAAATATTATAGCCTTATATTTGGAGTTCTAA